The following proteins are co-located in the Halarcobacter sp. genome:
- a CDS encoding molybdopterin molybdotransferase MoeA, which yields MAINMDEVINIINNLEIKTNFEILPIENSIGRILAQTIKAKVCLPKFNNSAMDGYAVLYEDGGEILEIKDTIFAGDDNKSLLEKGTTVKIMTGAPTPKNCTAVIPKEDCKIINETQVKIPTNIKKNQHIRFIGEDINQDEILIHKYDEIDFSKITLLASQGISHIKVFKKPKIIVFASGEELKLHYEKVEDYQIFNSNTPTLISRCLELGCQVDFIGQAHDSIDSIKELIENSTDADLIITSGGVSVGDADFTKDAFKELNCENIFDGIKIKPGKPTVLGKIKNTYILNLPGNPLASALIFELFGKLIIQKLLGSNRTYHNFIFAKIGEELRNKKGRITIIPGFFDGEYFISEQKRSPGMVSTLSKCNSIIVLDENVSLLKKDSPVKVLPISWKFFEKYNKDFLTNEQ from the coding sequence ATGGCCATAAATATGGACGAAGTAATAAATATAATAAATAATTTAGAAATAAAAACAAATTTTGAAATACTACCTATTGAAAACTCTATTGGAAGAATATTAGCTCAAACTATTAAAGCCAAAGTATGTTTACCAAAGTTTAATAATTCAGCAATGGATGGATATGCTGTTTTATATGAAGATGGGGGAGAAATACTAGAGATAAAAGATACAATCTTTGCAGGTGATGATAATAAATCACTTTTAGAAAAAGGTACCACTGTAAAAATAATGACAGGTGCACCTACACCAAAAAATTGTACAGCTGTAATTCCCAAAGAAGATTGCAAAATAATTAATGAAACCCAAGTTAAAATCCCAACTAACATTAAAAAGAATCAACATATCAGATTTATAGGTGAAGATATAAATCAAGATGAAATTTTAATCCATAAATATGATGAAATTGATTTTTCAAAAATCACTCTATTAGCTAGCCAAGGTATAAGCCATATAAAAGTTTTTAAAAAACCAAAAATTATAGTTTTTGCTAGTGGTGAAGAGTTAAAACTCCATTATGAAAAAGTTGAAGATTATCAAATATTCAACTCAAATACTCCAACTTTAATAAGTAGATGTTTAGAATTAGGCTGTCAAGTTGACTTTATTGGACAAGCTCATGACTCAATTGATTCAATAAAAGAATTAATTGAAAACTCTACTGATGCTGATTTGATTATAACCTCAGGTGGTGTATCAGTTGGAGATGCAGATTTTACAAAAGATGCTTTTAAAGAATTAAACTGTGAAAATATTTTTGATGGAATAAAAATTAAACCAGGAAAACCTACAGTTTTAGGAAAAATCAAAAATACTTATATATTAAACCTACCAGGTAATCCTTTGGCTAGTGCACTTATTTTTGAACTTTTTGGAAAACTAATTATTCAAAAGCTATTAGGTTCAAATAGAACTTATCATAATTTTATTTTTGCAAAAATAGGTGAAGAATTAAGAAATAAAAAAGGAAGAATCACTATAATTCCAGGCTTTTTTGATGGTGAATATTTTATAAGTGAACAAAAAAGAAGTCCAGGTATGGTTTCTACCCTTTCAAAATGTAATTCAATTATTGTATTAGATGAAAACGTTTCTTTATTAAAAAAAGATTCACCAGTAAAAGTTCTTCCAATTTCATGGAAGTTTTTTGAAAAATATAATAAGGATTTTTTAACAAATGAACAATAA
- a CDS encoding 16S rRNA (uracil(1498)-N(3))-methyltransferase, with protein MQFSFHEKAGEQNIEIIDDLYKYLIKARRHKVDETIPFRNLLDNIIYFYKIISIDRKKAFLTLESSEEKIVENSNKLHLAWCVVDPKTIEKSIASLNELGLDKITFIYCEYSQKNFKINFDKLNKILINSSSQCGRSSIIKLEEKSSLDEFLNENPESYILDFSKKSIDEVSGNIETIILGCEGGFSNFERDKFNREKVIGFKSNLILKSETAAISAVSKILI; from the coding sequence ATGCAGTTTTCTTTTCATGAAAAAGCAGGGGAACAAAATATTGAAATAATAGATGATTTATATAAATATTTAATAAAAGCTAGAAGACATAAAGTAGATGAAACTATACCTTTTAGAAATCTATTAGACAATATTATCTATTTTTACAAAATTATTTCTATTGATAGAAAAAAGGCTTTTTTAACTTTAGAATCTAGTGAAGAAAAAATCGTCGAGAATAGTAATAAACTTCATCTTGCTTGGTGTGTTGTTGACCCTAAAACTATTGAAAAATCTATAGCTTCTTTAAACGAATTAGGTCTTGATAAAATCACTTTTATATATTGTGAATATTCTCAAAAGAATTTTAAAATCAATTTTGATAAATTAAACAAAATATTAATAAATTCATCTTCTCAATGTGGAAGAAGTTCAATTATAAAATTAGAGGAAAAATCTTCATTAGATGAATTTTTAAATGAGAATCCAGAATCTTATATTTTAGATTTTTCAAAAAAATCAATTGATGAAGTGAGTGGAAATATAGAGACAATAATACTTGGTTGTGAAGGTGGTTTTTCAAATTTTGAAAGAGATAAGTTTAATAGAGAAAAAGTAATTGGTTTTAAATCTAATTTGATTTTAAAAAGTGAAACAGCTGCAATCTCAGCAGTTTCAAAAATATTGATATAA
- a CDS encoding c-type cytochrome — protein MRELKILAVVVVLTLVTYWGVEPFAHSQMHPHVEAPDYTFEDVQADITDVKALTGNAENGAILVQTNCTACHSIEAQGFPQIMDDASSAAAYGVVPPDLGTSGKLYNPDYLAAFIKDPAKASKTSHKFVDGKVHPMPGYGWMQPQEIADMVAYLQSIAPKEMTDKEVFKDACQRCHGIKYGDMKNGTMSAKTPVENIKAYMGKIPPDLSQYIRSRGAEYIHEFVNDPQKHLEGTAMPRVGLTHDAEKQVVSYMEKVGDSKKQEREELGPKFLIYLVIFAIFAWLWKASKWREVH, from the coding sequence ATGAGAGAATTAAAAATATTAGCTGTAGTAGTTGTATTAACACTTGTTACTTACTGGGGTGTTGAACCATTTGCACACTCACAAATGCACCCACATGTTGAGGCACCTGATTATACATTTGAAGATGTACAAGCAGATATTACTGATGTAAAAGCCTTAACAGGGAATGCTGAAAATGGTGCTATATTAGTACAAACAAACTGTACAGCTTGTCACTCAATTGAAGCACAAGGGTTTCCTCAAATTATGGATGATGCTAGTTCAGCTGCAGCTTATGGCGTAGTTCCACCTGATTTAGGAACATCAGGTAAACTTTATAATCCTGATTATCTAGCTGCATTTATTAAAGATCCAGCAAAAGCTTCTAAAACTTCGCATAAATTTGTTGATGGGAAAGTTCATCCAATGCCAGGTTATGGTTGGATGCAACCTCAAGAGATTGCTGATATGGTAGCTTACTTACAATCTATTGCTCCAAAAGAGATGACAGACAAAGAAGTATTCAAAGATGCTTGTCAAAGATGTCATGGTATTAAATATGGAGATATGAAAAATGGTACAATGAGTGCAAAAACTCCAGTTGAAAATATCAAAGCATATATGGGGAAAATTCCACCAGATTTATCTCAATACATTAGATCTAGAGGTGCAGAATATATTCATGAATTTGTAAATGATCCACAAAAACATTTAGAGGGTACAGCTATGCCTAGAGTTGGTTTAACTCATGATGCTGAAAAACAAGTTGTATCTTATATGGAAAAAGTTGGAGATTCTAAGAAACAAGAAAGAGAAGAATTAGGACCAAAATTCTTAATTTACTTAGTAATTTTTGCAATCTTTGCATGGTTATGGAAAGCAAGTAAATGGAGAGAAGTTCATTAA
- a CDS encoding cytochrome bc complex cytochrome b subunit, translating into MAKITKANSVGEWLDQRLNTTTFNKVMMTEYWIPKDINFLWAMGVLLATTFGILIISGIFLMMYYKPDVNLAFDSVNYTIMQEVAFGWLFRHMHGVAASVVFLIIYIHMFTGIYYGSYKQGREMIWISGMLLFMTFSAAGFSGYMLPWGQMSYWAAMVITNLFGGVPVIGDALVVWIRGDFNVADATLTRFFMLHVFLLPIVIMGLIGLHFYTLRIPHVNNQTSEDIDYDAEAEKYLSGNKKESKVIPFWPIFISKDLAVLGIFLIFYFYLVFFHYNFAMDPVNFDPADNMVTPAHIYPEWYFLWSYEVLRGFFFDVGPIKAFDIGLAAFGFANAIFLVLPWLDRDTKILPAHKRPAFFVWFWILMVDLIILTIWGKLPPTGTNAWIGFFAATAFILLFVILPIVTKIDVKKRGE; encoded by the coding sequence ATGGCAAAGATTACTAAAGCTAACTCTGTTGGAGAGTGGTTAGACCAAAGATTAAACACTACTACATTTAATAAAGTAATGATGACAGAATACTGGATTCCAAAAGATATTAACTTCTTATGGGCGATGGGTGTTCTTTTAGCAACTACTTTTGGTATCCTTATTATTTCTGGTATCTTCTTAATGATGTATTATAAACCAGATGTAAATTTAGCATTTGATTCTGTTAACTATACAATTATGCAAGAGGTTGCATTTGGATGGTTATTTAGACATATGCATGGTGTAGCAGCTTCGGTTGTATTCTTAATTATCTATATTCACATGTTTACAGGTATCTATTATGGTTCTTATAAACAAGGTAGAGAGATGATTTGGATTTCTGGTATGTTATTATTTATGACATTCTCAGCTGCTGGATTCTCAGGATATATGTTACCATGGGGACAAATGTCTTACTGGGCTGCTATGGTAATTACTAACCTTTTTGGTGGTGTTCCAGTTATTGGTGATGCACTTGTTGTGTGGATTAGAGGTGACTTTAACGTTGCTGATGCTACATTAACAAGATTCTTTATGTTACACGTATTCTTATTACCAATTGTAATTATGGGTCTTATAGGATTACATTTCTATACATTAAGAATTCCTCATGTTAATAACCAAACTTCTGAAGATATAGATTATGATGCAGAAGCAGAAAAATATCTAAGTGGAAATAAAAAAGAGTCAAAAGTTATTCCTTTCTGGCCAATTTTTATCTCTAAAGATTTAGCTGTATTAGGTATCTTCTTAATTTTCTATTTCTATTTAGTATTCTTCCATTATAATTTTGCAATGGATCCAGTTAACTTCGATCCAGCTGATAACATGGTTACTCCTGCACATATTTATCCAGAATGGTATTTCTTATGGTCGTATGAAGTGTTAAGAGGATTCTTCTTTGATGTTGGTCCAATTAAAGCATTTGATATTGGTCTTGCTGCATTTGGATTTGCAAATGCAATTTTCCTAGTATTACCTTGGTTAGATAGAGATACAAAAATTTTACCAGCACACAAAAGACCTGCTTTCTTTGTATGGTTCTGGATTTTAATGGTTGACTTAATAATATTAACAATTTGGGGTAAATTACCTCCAACAGGAACAAACGCATGGATTGGATTCTTTGCTGCTACGGCATTTATCCTATTATTTGTGATACTTCCAATTGTTACAAAAATTGACGTTAAAAAGAGAGGTGAGTAA
- a CDS encoding ubiquinol-cytochrome c reductase iron-sulfur subunit N-terminal domain-containing protein translates to MSNETNRRDFLGYTFAAVAAVGGAASLVGMKQAWDPLPSVLAGGFTTVELSGIKAGEPIVVTWRGKPIFILKKTPEMEDNKRDLVVNGERFTVAIGLCTHLGCIPAWKKDKWKCACHGGEFNPSAEQVFGPPPRPLDLPPFSVKGTEIVLGEEGPEYKKIATAMMA, encoded by the coding sequence ATGTCTAACGAAACTAATAGACGAGATTTTCTAGGTTATACATTTGCAGCTGTTGCAGCTGTCGGTGGTGCAGCTTCGCTTGTAGGTATGAAACAAGCATGGGATCCACTTCCAAGTGTATTAGCTGGAGGTTTTACGACTGTTGAACTTAGTGGAATAAAAGCTGGTGAGCCGATTGTAGTTACATGGAGAGGTAAGCCAATATTTATTCTTAAAAAAACTCCTGAAATGGAAGATAACAAAAGAGATCTAGTTGTTAATGGTGAAAGATTTACTGTTGCAATTGGATTATGTACTCACTTAGGTTGTATTCCTGCATGGAAAAAAGATAAATGGAAATGTGCATGTCACGGTGGTGAATTTAACCCTAGTGCAGAGCAAGTATTTGGTCCTCCTCCAAGACCGCTTGATTTACCACCTTTCAGTGTAAAAGGTACAGAAATTGTTCTTGGGGAAGAGGGTCCTGAGTACAAAAAAATCGCAACAGCGATGATGGCATAA
- the thrC gene encoding threonine synthase: MNFIETRGNDNNRAQEVTFSEAILNPSASFGGLYVPKDLPKLDDNFILNHLNSSYKELAYDILKAFEIDIDEDEINKALDLYDKFDDPTNPCPVVKVKDDLFVHEQYHGPTRAFKDMALQPFGSILSSIAKKKNEKYLILAATSGDTGPAALNTFKNKENIQVVCLYPDGGTSDVQRLQMVCEDGENLKVIGIKGNFDDAQTALKNLLASESFKKELENDGIKLSAANSVNFGRIIFQIIYHFWSYIQLLKQEEIKYGEKIYLVVPSGNFGNVLGGFYAMQMGVPVEKLLVASNENDILTQWINTGIYDIRDKELKLTKSPAMDILKSSNIERVIFSICGATRTKQLMEDLNNNKIFKMNEEETEKLQKYFSAINSDDKYGAQIIKEFLDLKYLMDPHTATCIKAYQNLKEKDLKVVIYSTAEWTKFSPTVLQALHENSISHPDKEALDIISKEYNAKLPESIKGLFSSEIRHKVIVEKENIEEEIVKFIRD; encoded by the coding sequence ATGAATTTTATTGAAACTAGAGGAAATGATAATAATAGAGCTCAAGAAGTTACTTTTAGTGAAGCAATTTTAAATCCAAGTGCTTCTTTTGGTGGTCTTTATGTACCAAAAGATTTACCTAAATTAGATGACAACTTCATTTTAAATCATCTTAACTCTTCATATAAAGAGTTAGCATATGATATTTTAAAAGCATTTGAGATTGATATTGATGAGGATGAGATAAATAAAGCTTTAGATTTATATGATAAATTTGATGACCCAACAAATCCATGTCCAGTCGTAAAAGTAAAAGATGATCTTTTTGTACATGAACAATATCATGGACCAACAAGAGCTTTCAAAGATATGGCATTACAACCATTTGGTTCTATATTAAGTTCAATAGCAAAAAAGAAAAATGAAAAATATTTAATTCTTGCTGCAACTTCTGGGGATACAGGTCCAGCTGCACTTAATACTTTTAAAAATAAAGAAAATATTCAAGTTGTGTGTCTTTATCCAGATGGTGGTACATCAGATGTACAAAGACTACAAATGGTTTGTGAAGATGGAGAAAATCTAAAAGTAATTGGTATCAAAGGGAACTTTGATGATGCACAAACTGCATTAAAAAATCTACTTGCATCAGAAAGCTTTAAAAAAGAATTAGAAAATGATGGAATAAAACTAAGTGCTGCAAACTCAGTTAACTTTGGAAGAATTATATTTCAAATTATTTATCATTTTTGGTCATATATACAACTTCTAAAACAAGAAGAGATTAAATATGGTGAAAAAATATATTTAGTAGTTCCAAGTGGAAACTTTGGAAATGTTTTAGGTGGTTTTTATGCCATGCAAATGGGAGTACCAGTAGAAAAACTACTTGTTGCTTCAAATGAAAATGATATTCTAACACAATGGATAAATACAGGTATTTATGATATTAGAGATAAAGAATTGAAACTTACGAAATCTCCTGCAATGGATATTTTAAAATCATCAAATATTGAAAGAGTAATATTTTCTATTTGTGGTGCTACTAGAACAAAACAATTAATGGAAGATTTAAATAATAATAAAATATTTAAAATGAATGAAGAAGAAACAGAAAAACTTCAAAAATATTTTTCTGCGATAAACTCTGATGATAAATATGGCGCACAAATTATAAAAGAATTCTTAGATTTAAAATATTTAATGGATCCACATACAGCAACTTGTATAAAAGCTTATCAAAATTTAAAAGAAAAAGATTTAAAAGTGGTTATTTATTCTACAGCTGAGTGGACAAAATTCTCACCAACAGTTCTTCAAGCGTTGCATGAAAATAGCATTTCACACCCAGATAAAGAGGCTTTAGATATTATTTCTAAAGAATATAATGCTAAACTTCCTGAATCAATTAAGGGGTTATTTTCTTCTGAAATAAGACATAAAGTTATTGTTGAAAAAGAAAACATTGAAGAAGAAATTGTGAAATTTATTAGAGATTAA
- the argB gene encoding acetylglutamate kinase, whose translation MQKKQHKVQTLLDAIPHIKKFYGKTIVIKYGGSAQTSPELKEKFAEDIVLLSLVGIKPIIVHGGGARISELLDKLEIHSEFVDGHRVTSEDTMRVVEMVLSGEINKNITSLLNYHGAKAIGISGKDSAIIKATPKENGKFGYTGVITEVNGGMINNLIKEGFIPVIAPIADSAEPNHPGYNINADVAASKIAQAVNAQKVLFLTDTVGVLDKEGNLLNSLDKKDVQGYKDNGTIAGGMIPKVDSCIDAIYNGVNKAHIIDGRVEHSILLELFTSDGVGTQFLRKDNPNNGIDMEKLLND comes from the coding sequence ATGCAAAAAAAACAACATAAAGTACAAACGTTACTAGACGCTATTCCACATATAAAAAAGTTTTATGGAAAAACTATTGTGATTAAATATGGTGGTTCGGCACAAACAAGCCCCGAATTAAAAGAAAAGTTTGCTGAAGATATTGTTCTTCTATCACTTGTAGGTATTAAACCTATTATTGTTCATGGTGGTGGAGCAAGAATTTCAGAACTTTTAGATAAATTAGAGATTCATTCTGAGTTTGTAGATGGACATAGAGTTACTTCTGAAGATACAATGAGAGTTGTTGAAATGGTTCTTTCTGGAGAAATAAATAAAAATATAACTTCTCTTTTAAATTATCATGGTGCAAAAGCCATTGGTATTTCTGGAAAAGATTCAGCAATAATAAAAGCAACTCCAAAAGAAAATGGTAAATTTGGTTACACAGGGGTTATCACTGAAGTAAATGGTGGAATGATTAACAATCTTATAAAAGAGGGTTTTATTCCAGTAATTGCTCCAATAGCAGATAGTGCAGAGCCAAATCATCCTGGATATAATATCAACGCAGATGTGGCTGCTTCAAAAATAGCCCAAGCTGTAAATGCACAAAAAGTTTTATTTTTAACTGATACTGTTGGTGTATTAGATAAAGAGGGAAATCTACTTAATTCATTGGATAAAAAAGATGTCCAAGGGTATAAAGATAATGGTACTATAGCTGGAGGTATGATCCCAAAAGTTGATTCATGTATAGATGCAATTTATAACGGTGTAAATAAAGCTCATATTATCGATGGAAGAGTTGAGCACTCTATTTTATTAGAACTATTTACTAGTGATGGTGTAGGAACACAATTTTTAAGAAAAGACAATCCAAACAATGGGATTGATATGGAAAAACTTTTAAACGACTAA